A window of Xenopus laevis strain J_2021 chromosome 1L, Xenopus_laevis_v10.1, whole genome shotgun sequence genomic DNA:
GGAGACATGGCAGTCTGTGCCAAACTGTCAGCATGTAAGGAAGAGTGGCCAGGCATATGGTGTCCATTGATTTCACTGGGTTTATGGGGAGAGCCAGCAGAGAGGGAATGGAGGAAGGTGCCGTTGGGTAGATAAGAAGTGCCGGTGAATTTCACTCTGTTCTGCTCCCCGTCATCAGAGTCTAATTTGGGGAAGGAGAGGGACTTGATATTGCTGACTGTGCTGATAGGGGCGAGGGACACTTTGGAAGACGTGGGAATAAGTTCACAGTTTTCTAGATGTGGCAAAGTGATCAAACCATTGGGCTTGGGGAGGAGCTTAAGGTCCAAGTCTTCTGCTTTAAGGGGAGCAGAGACCTCCTCCTCTTTGtctgaggggttaaatccctcgttGGAGAGATCACTCGCTGGCACGGGCCTGATGTGAATATTCAGAATGTTCTTTAGTTCCTCTTTATCGTCGATGGTTTTTAACTCCAGTTTATTAAACGGATCCTCTTCACATTCAAAGTCCGCAGGGTTGAAGTCTGCTTTGAGATCAGGGGGGCTCGTGACTGGATACTTGATGGCATTGTCGCTGGCTGGAGTCGGGGTGAGGATGTTATTGTGCTGCAGGGTGGCAAGGAAGGAGTTAATTGCCGAAGTGGCACTTTTGTTCTTGCCGCCGGCTGCTGCTTCCACATTATCCTGGGAAAGAACTGCTCTGGCCTTCAGCTCCGCCTCCTTCATCTCTTTCATTTCTTCTGCCCACCGGATGCTCTTCTTCTCCAGCAAGAAATCATACTGCGCACGGACAGGGCAACACATTAGTGAGAAGCAAAGTGAGGACTGTCAGTAATAAAGGGAACAAGTCTATGACCAATTGCAACTAAACCCGGCAACTCTCTGGCCAAATATATCAGCTGGGGGTGTGATGATCCTGCAGTAATTATTGTACAGATACATGAAGATTTAGCAACTCTGCAACACTTCCCACACCTTCCCATTCACAGC
This region includes:
- the ubap1.L gene encoding ubiquitin associated protein 1 L homeolog isoform X2; translated protein: MASRQSTSDLPGPFSYLEDVPFKIGEKFRVPDKVGLPIGFCVPDISQLVKETQYDFLLEKKSIRWAEEMKEMKEAELKARAVLSQDNVEAAAGGKNKSATSAINSFLATLQHNNILTPTPASDNAIKYPVTSPPDLKADFNPADFECEEDPFNKLELKTIDDKEELKNILNIHIRPVPASDLSNEGFNPSDKEEEVSAPLKAEDLDLKLLPKPNGLITLPHLENCELIPTSSKVSLAPISTVSNIKSLSFPKLDSDDGEQNRVKFTGTSYLPNGTFLHSLSAGSPHKPSEINGHHMPGHSSLHADSLAQTAMSPPSATQILPTGTEEKPRTSPNNDTKITTPHVTVLKVPNSIACSKRVGSPGYEELLQALSGSERQCVETIVGMGYSYEGVMRAMQKQGQNVEQVLEYLFIQAQLCEKGFDPALVEEAMEMYQCSEEKTTEFLQLMSKFKEMGFEQKDIKEVLLLHNNDQDKALEELMARAGAS
- the ubap1.L gene encoding ubiquitin associated protein 1 L homeolog isoform X1; its protein translation is MASRQSTSDLPGPFSYLEDVPFKIGEKFRVPDKVGLPIGFCVPDISQLVKETQYDFLLEKKSIRWAEEMKEMKEAELKARAVLSQDNVEAAAGGKNKSATSAINSFLATLQHNNILTPTPASDNAIKYPVTSPPDLKADFNPADFECEEDPFNKLELKTIDDKEELKNILNIHIRPVPASDLSNEGFNPSDKEEEVSAPLKAEDLDLKLLPKPNGLITLPHLENCELIPTSSKVSLAPISTVSNIKSLSFPKLDSDDGEQNRVKFTGTSYLPNGTFLHSLSAGSPHKPSEINGHHMPGHSSLHADSLAQTAMSPPSATQILPTGTEEKPRTSPNNDTKQQITTPHVTVLKVPNSIACSKRVGSPGYEELLQALSGSERQCVETIVGMGYSYEGVMRAMQKQGQNVEQVLEYLFIQAQLCEKGFDPALVEEAMEMYQCSEEKTTEFLQLMSKFKEMGFEQKDIKEVLLLHNNDQDKALEELMARAGAS
- the ubap1.L gene encoding ubiquitin associated protein 1 L homeolog (The RefSeq protein has 2 substitutions, 1 non-frameshifting indel compared to this genomic sequence), with the protein product MASRQSTSDLPGPFSYLEDVPFKIGEKFRVPDKVGLPIGFCVPDISQLVKETQYDFLLEKKSIRWAEEMKEMKEAELKARAVLSQDNVEAAAGGKNKSATSAINSFLATLQHNNILTPTPASDNAIKYPVTSPPDLKADFNPADFECEEDPFNKLELKTIDDKEELKNILNIHIRPVPASDLSNEGFNPSDKEEELSAPLKAEDLDLKLLPKPNGLITLPHLENCELIPTSSKVSLAPISTVSNIKSLSFPKLDSDDGEQNRVKFTGTSCLPNGTFLHSLSAGSPHKPSEINGHHMPGHSSLHADSLAQTAMSPPSATQILPTGTEEKPRTSPNNDTKQITPHVTVLKVPNSIACSKRVGSPGYEELLQALSGSERQCVETIVGMGYSYEGVMRAMQKQGQNVEQVLEYLFIQAQLCEKGFDPALVEEAMEMYQCSEEKTTEFLQLMSKFKEMGFEQKDIKEVLLLHNNDQDKALEELMARAGAS